ATGCAGGTTTCCAGCTATGAAGGCCCCTGTGGTCATCTGAATGCAGAGTTTCTTGGACATCATGATGTGGTACTGCAGTGGGCTGCATATAGCCACATAGCGGTCATAGGCCATTGCCGCCAGAAGAAAGCAGTCTGCAGTTTCCACAgtgcagagaaaataaaactgtactGTACATTCATAGAGGGAAATCCTTTTGTCCTCAGACAAGAAGTTCTCTAACATTTTGGGGGTAATGGCACAGGCACAGCAAGAATCCACAAGAGCCAGGTTTCCCAGAAAGATGTACATTGGTGTGTGAAATCGACGGTGGGTAAATATCAGTGCCATCATACCAATATTCCCCACCATGGTGATCAGATAGATGGCAAAGAACACCACAAACAGCAGAGTCTTCAGCTCTGGGTGATCTGTAAACCCCGTGAGGATAAACTCATTTTTCATGGTATGATTTTCTTCAGCCATTCCTGACTTGTCTGAAAAACAATTGTGGAGAAATAAGGCACTAATTTATAATATGCCACAACTATTGAGGTCTCTTTGGCTTAAAGGAAGGAGAGCATCTTCCACAATGCTTCCTCATGTTGCCTGGACTTTGGTGCATGCCCCGTTCATGGGGAGAATGAATTTCGTAAAGAATTACCTCTTTGGCTAgtgatgaaatatattttcagtaccctttaaaatcatttttaaaccattttaatgGTACCTAATAGTAGCTTTTCAGTCCTCTCtgtccttccaccctccaccgtcaagtaggccccagtgtctgtagTTCCATTCTTTCCGTTCATGTGTACTCcgtgtttagctctcacttataagtgagaacatgcaatacttggttttctgttcctccattagtttgcctaggataatggcctccagctctgtccatgttgctacaaaggacaggatctcattctttcttatggctgcacagtattccatggtgtgtatgtaacacattttctttatccagtcaattgttgatgggcatttaggttgattccatgtctctgctattgtgaatatttccAGCACattttgaggaagaaaaacatCAGATTATCTTCACAAAGATGGCTTTTGAGGTCTTCACAGAAAGATCCAGAGAACAACACTTCTCTATGTGGGTTAAGTAAAGCTGATCCATAGTTTAAATATCAGCAATTGGTATCAACGTTCCCAAAAATttcaatgaatatatatgtactgATTAACAAGGttgtttaaaagactatttttatatgccaatgttaatagcagcattattcataatagccaaaaagtggaaacaacccaaatgtccaaggatgatgaaaaaataaatggtgatatatacatacaatggaacactattcaaCCCTAAAAAGGGATGAGATTCTGACTTGTTACAACATGGATCAACCTTGGGGACAtaatgctaactgaaataagctaGTCAAAAGAGGACCAATATTCTATTACTCCATTTACAGGTACCTAGAGTGGTCAAATTTATAGACAGAATATAGAGTGGTGGTTGTCAGTGGGAGGTGGGAACGGGGAGCTATTTCTTATTGgttacagagtttcagtttgggaagataaatAAAGTTCTAGATGAGTAGTGGTGATGACTGTATTAATACAACAATGCAAATGTACTTAATTCTATTGAACTACACTCTTAAATATGGCTAAGATGATAAattttttgttatgtattttctaccacaataaaaaatttaaatgcctaTTTTGAGTTGTATATTCTTAGTAATTTACTATCTCAAATACTACTGGAGTGTACACTTAAACATAACATGCTTTGGAAACAGGCTATTTTTAAGGTATTTGTACCCCTCTGGGGTAGGGAGGAAAAGGGATGTGGGTGGAAgtggggaggagacagagagattaggggaaatgagaaaaaatgccTATACTAGAAACCATCCAGGttatttatatacaatttatgCATACAATGTAAAATTATTCATGTGTGCATGAAATTCAAATGCCATCAAAAATTCAAGAAAAGGGTTAAAAGTTgacaaatttatttatgtaagtatatatCAAAAATCATGAATAAAAATCAAGCATCAAACAAAAACTAGGAGACTGGAATAAATAGGATATTGTTTCTCTAGTTGTATTTTAGGAAGGAATCAGTACACATAATCACTAGAAAACAGGTCAatggcaggaacagaaaaatctgaaggaaatataattttttacaaattaaaaatttttaacttcattACTAATCAGAGAAACATAATTTGAAATAGCTACAAggttatatttattttgtctattaAAATGgcaagatgttttaaaaaagaaatgatcgTATATAGTGGTAGCCAGAATTGGTGCaattattggaaaataatttgtaataaattAAAGAAACTCTTAAACATTCACATCCTTTGGCCAATAATAATGAATTgaccaaaaagaaataattagaatcTCCCACAAAGATTAACATAATTGTAATTTCATTCATAatcataaaaaaattcaaaacacctGAAAGTGGTGGTATAACCATTTAGTCAGTTAGATGAAATAAATGTGAATCATTCACCTGATGACATATTGTACAAtcattaaaaatactgtttaCCTTGGAGATTATTGTAATGATAAAATAGATAGAAATATGTTacgtaaaaaacaaaataggaagttttataaacaaaataattgcaaTTTCCAAATAAATGCTTACATATGAAGGTTAAACAGTAGCATGAAAATGCATCATAATAGTACTAGTTTTCTCTATGCAATAAAATCAGAGGTCAACTATTTCTCTCCTTtatattttcctccatttcaaaTTGTCTGCAATGGCTATTGCTTCAATAATCAGCAAAGAAATTTtttattaagcaaataaaatggCATGCTTTTAGGTCTGCAGTGTTTTATAACTTGATTAAGTCCACAATAATCATGGGAATTTAACTAATGTTTTCTGCATTTTACAATTCTGCTGTGAATAATGTTATAATGGATTCATTGAGCAGCTGCCTACTCCACTTTTATGATAATGGCATCACCAGttataaataatagtaatttgCTGGCAATCCTGCATCTCAAACTATTCAGGCATCTGTTCATATCATGTGGTAATGCAATCTTAAGGTCACCTCCTCTATGGAAGCAGTATCTCTTTGGTGTTAACTTTTACTCTTTCAAAtgtcatgtgttttcattgtattCCTAGATTCTGGGGTgttcacatttattaaaattttgggatttttaaaaatcttcattatCTACTCATTATATGTACTTATAGACAAAGAGTTCTTACCTATTGGGGAGCATTTTGTTTCAATCtaccttatttatctttgttactTTGGGAATCATTTATTAATTGAGCTGATAGTTATTGGATGCTTGCTTTATGCTACCTACTTGCTTTGAAAGGTTAACTGACCCTCCTAGATATTTCTAGATAGACAGTTTTCTGGGTATTCATTAACCACAACTATACTCCGAAGTTTGGGAACAGAGGAAAACCattttggaaagataaaaaaagatctcttctttttggtttctgaAAATATTACTAACTTTCAAATCTCAGATTACTTGAAgatgatgtatatatacatattatatatattttaaatttattttttgaaacaaggtcttactctgttgcccaggctagagtgcagaggtacaatcttggttcactgcaacctccacctcccaggttcaacagattctcctgcctctgcctcccaagtatgaaattataggcatgtgccacccacctggctatttattttttgtattttcagtagaggcagattttcaccatgttagcaaggctagtctcaaattcctgacctcaagcgatcctcccgcctcagcctcccaaagtgctgagattacaggcatgagccactgcacccagctgatgtAACTTTaagatcaatatttttaaaataacatttgaaactTATGTAATTTGAATAACTTTTTCATTAACTGCCTTGCCCTTGCCAGCTTGaagttatataatataaaatttccttcagttcatccatttgtctattggccaaatagaaataaattttacgatgatattttatttctctaagaataaaaaagaaacaagaacattCCCCAAAATTATATTGGGGTTTGAAAGACTGGTTTGAAATTATAGTCTTTACTCATATAATTTGTTTAATACATAGGAATGCTcaacacaaaaattttaaacactatTTCATTGTAGAGGTTAATAATTCATTTCATCAAGTTTATAAGTAATAGGACAAACTACATTATTCAAATGAGTTTCAAAGTCTTCATTAATGTATTCTGTTATTACTAAATATGTGTGCTTTTATCTCTTGGTATAAATTTAGGCTCCTAATAATTTCAGAAGTGATACAAATGAATGATAGTCATTTGCTTAAAGCTTACACAATAGacttcagatttaaaaaataatttaaagatcttaaaacattgagaaattagagttttaagaaaaaaaaaaccttaaataacttagagaaaaaaatgtttcatgtgaTTAATATTtctagcaaaaataaattttaaattctttctcaCCTGAATTTTCCCTGCTAAGAGTTTTAGAGGGGCCAGTTGGTTGCCTGATAACAGTTTTTAAAGTAGATCCCACAATTAAGCTCTATCTTCTTGATCATTTGGGAGAATAGTTCTACAAAGAGGTTGATGCCAATATTTATGTCACCGGTAGAGAATGGTTcagatatttgaaataattctaaAGGGATTTAGTTGGCATTGACTTCAGAGCACGGCCTGAGAGACCTAATCCTTTGAACATCAGAGACTTACTAAATTGGAAGAGCACATTCTGAGAGACGTAATCCTCTGAACATCACAGACCGTACTCCTCTGACACCTACAGAGTAAGGCAAATTCCAATTTCTAAACAAATTTTAAGAGCCATGTTTtgggcacacatttacctatgtaacaaacctgcacgtcctacACATGtttctggaacttaaaataaaatttaaagaaaacagaaatgttttaatttttattcatttgagtTTATACTACTTACCCTTACCACCAATCTGAACATAAGATCCTTAGTGAGAAGAAAACATTCCCACTGCAATAGTCAGCcaaggcttcatggaggaagtGGGAACTGAGCTAGGATTGGGTGCCTCAGAGAGATTGCTTGCTGAGATCAGAAGATGAAAGCAGCACCTTTCCCACCTCTTTTTAATGGCAGTATTTAGTTTGTAGAATCTTCCATTGACATTTCATTCATAGTGTCGGTAACTTTATACCTTAGTTACTAAACTTTAGAAAATTTCTTCCAAATTCAGAAGCAGCTGCATGAAAGCCTTCTTGCTTCATAATGCCACCTCGCTTTCAGGACTCTCccatcattttgaattttttttttggtcattgtttgtttgtttttttgacggagttttgctcttgttgcccaggctggagtgcagtggcgtgatctcggctcaccgcaacgtctgcctcccgggttcaagcgattctcctgcctcagcctcccgagtagctgggattacaggcatgcaccaccatgcctggctaattttgtattttcagtagagatggggtttctgcatgttggtcaggctggtcatgaactgccgaccttaggtgatccgcccgcctcagcctcccaaagtgctgggattacaggcgtgagcgaccacgCCCGACCCTTTTATGGTGTTATGACTCCTACTGATTAATTGATTGCCCACCAATTTCAAGTCTCCATTTGTTTAGGAGAGCTTATCAGGATTCACTGGGGGAAAACCTCCACCAGATGAAGAATGATGAATATTGCTCTGACCCAGGAAATAATGTAGGATCAGTGAAAAGATTCATAGGAGTcagtgaaaaaaatcatgtaactcATTTCTTGTTACTCTAATTTTCCTACAAATTTATGAAAACTTTTATGCTTTCTTTACAATTATGAAAAGTCCTTATATTCAGAACTACAAATCAGCTTCCACTTATTATGCCATTTATTCATGCATGCATGCAGTAAATACTATATGGTGCCTACTTGTTACCATCACAATTATAGATTCTgttctcatggaacttacattctaatcGAGGGAAGCAGGCAAgcagatataaataaatacatgaagaagaaaaaagcagaaattattaCATGCTATGCTGGGGGTAAGATAGGGTAGATGTGATAAACAATGACTGGGAGTTACTTTAGATACAATGATTAGAAAAAATGTTTAGGAAAAGGTAAGCAGTCAAGCTGAGACATGAGTAGGAAGAAGTCAGCCATGACAGATGAACATGGTAGGTTACGGAGGAGAGGTAGTGAAAATTCCTCAAGGCAGAAATCACCTATGCATATTTGAGGAACCCATAAAAGATAGACCACAGTTGTTGGTGATGGGGTTGGAGAACTGATCTTTTTGGGTTTGTAACACAGATTACGaaatttatatttcatctttAGAGCTATGAGAAGCCTTGGGAGGGtatattaatttcctattgctgccctaacaaattatcacaaactcagtagtttaaaacaacaaaaatttattagtTCACAGTTGTGCGGTTTAGAAGTCTGAAATATGTCTCACTGAGCTAAAACCAAGATGTTAGCAGGGCTGAGTTCTGTTTTGGAAGCTCTGGTGAGAAATTTACAGTCTTTACTTTTCCTAGATTCTAGAGTCTGCTCttattccttggctcatgggcCCCCTTCTATCTTCAAACCCTGAAATGAttggttaaatttttttcacattttccagcCAAAATGAATGGCTTaagtaaaaaaaacaacaaaaaaattttctcACACTGTATCATTTTGATTTAGActcttctgcttctgtcttcaacATGTAAAGAATTATTTTGGGCccgtctggataatttttttattttaaagttagctGATTAGCcacttaattccatctgcaacacATTTGCAGTTTCCCAGGGTTAGAATGAGGTTATCTTTGGAtggccattattctgcctgccAAATGAGAGATTTTTCAAAGCAGAGAAATGACAcactattattacattttaaaaaggaacattgTATCAGTTTTTAATAAAGTGGATCAAGATGCATTTATTGAGTTGAAGGAGATTGGAAGAGGAATAATCTCTTTGGGGAAGTGAGGAGGTAAAAATATGAGTTCTACTTTATCCTTATTGTGTTTGAGATACCTATCAGTTATCTGAGTGGGGATGTCAAATAGGCAATTGAACATAAAAGACAAGGCTGCAGATTAGAGGTTATCAGCACATATAAAGTGCTAGAACTGAATGAGATCATCTAGGTGCAGTAAGAAGGTAGAAAAGAGAAGGGTGACTGGTCAAGAGCCCTCTGGGTCTCTACAATTTAGACTAGACCACATTGTCTAGCAATGGCCTGGTGGGAGGAAAATTCAGTGGTATAGAAGTTACAGGAAGTACCCTAAAACGGATGAAGCCAGAAAGCCAAGTTATAGAGCTTCACATTTCTCTAGTTGATCTCAAATAAATTTGTCAAGGTTCTGACTCCATTAAATCTGAGTTTCAGGAAAACAACTTTGTGTTTGACTCATTGCTTTATTCTTTATGCTACATTTTACACGTTAATATGACATAGATgagaaatcaataaacaaatattatattGAGTGCCTTTTATGTAGCACAAAACATTAAACCTATGAAATAAAAGTAGCTTTAAACTGAGATtgttataaaacaacaacaagaactcAAACTAAATGTAATGaatattggttttcttttctgatcATGTTTGCCGAAAAGTTCTTTAAGCTGATAACTTCaataaagtctcaggatacaaaatcaatgtgctaaAATCACTAAcacttctatacaccaacagtcaATCCAAGAACcaaatcccattcacaactgccacgaaaataataacatatctaggaatacagctaaccagggaggtgaaagagctccacaaagagaactacaaaacactgcttaaagcaatcaaagatgacacaaacaaataaaaaaaatcaattttcatggataggaagaatcaatactgttaaaatggccatgctgtccaaagcaatttatagattcaatgctattcccattaaactgccattgacattcttcacagaactagaaaaaaaccattttaaaattcacatggagccaaaaaagagcctaaatagataaggcaatcctaagcaaaaataacaaagctggaggcatcatgctatctgacttcaaattatactacaggactacagtgaccaaaacagcatggtactggtacaaaaacagacatggagaccaatggaacagaataaagaacccagaaataaggccacacctACAACTCTCTGATCTTGAACAAAActgaccaaaacaagcaatggggaaaggactccttattcaaaaaatagtgctgggaaaactggctagccatatgcagaagattgaagctggacacCTTCCTTAaaccgtatacaaaaatcaactcaaggtggattaaagacttaaatgtaaaacccaaaactataaaaatcttgaaaggcaatctgggcaataccattctggacataggaacagacagatttcatgacaaagatgctaaaagcaaaagcaaaaattgacaaacgggatgtaattaaactaaagggcttctgcatagcaaaagaaaccatcaatagagtgaacaggaaacctacagaatgtgagaaaatatttgcaaactatgcatctgacaaaggtctaatatccaacttctataaggaacttaaacaaatttatgagagaaaaacaaacccattaaaaagtgggcaaaggacatgaacagacacttttcaagagAAGATGTCCATGaggtcaacaagcatatgaaaataagctaaacatcactgatcatcagagcaatgcaaatcaaaaccacaatgaaataccatctcacaccagtcagaatggttattaaaaagtaaaaaaacaaggATGCTGGAGAGGtcgtggagaaaaaggaacacttttacattgttggcgggagtgtaaattagctcaaccattgtggaagacagtgtgaaaaTTCCTCGAAGACCAAGagacagaaacaccatttgacccaggaatcccattgctgggtatatacctgagctaatataaatttttctatcattaacctgcatatgtatgttcattgtagcactattaaCAATACTAAAAACATGGAATTAACCTGAATTCCCAtgaatgttagactggataaaggaaatatgttacatatatgccatggaatactatgcagcaataaaaaatgagatcacgtcctttgcagagacatggatggacctggaggccattatccttagcaaactaaatgtaggaacagaaaaccaaataccgtatgttctctcttataagtgggagctaaacgatgagaacacatggacatgtagaggggaacaacacacattgtgGTCTATTGGAAGGCgaagggtggagggtaggaggtgggaggtgggagaggatcaggaaaaataatgaatgggtactaggtttatacctgggtgatgaaat
Above is a window of Macaca thibetana thibetana isolate TM-01 chromosome 2, ASM2454274v1, whole genome shotgun sequence DNA encoding:
- the LOC126949314 gene encoding olfactory receptor 5K1; amino-acid sequence: MAEENHTMKNEFILTGFTDHPELKTLLFVVFFAIYLITMVGNIGMMALIFTHRRFHTPMYIFLGNLALVDSCCACAITPKMLENFLSEDKRISLYECTVQFYFLCTVETADCFLLAAMAYDRYVAICSPLQYHIMMSKKLCIQMTTGAFIAGNLHSMIHVGLVFRLVFCGSNHINHFYCDILPLYRLSCVDPFINELVLFIFSGSIQVFTIGSVFISYLYILLTIFRMNSKEGRAKAFSTCASHFLSVSLFYGSLFFMYVRPNLLEEGDKDIPAAILFTIVVPLLNPFIYSLRNREVISVLRKILMKK